A window from Thermococcus sp. encodes these proteins:
- the mre11 gene encoding DNA double-strand break repair protein Mre11 yields MKFAHLADVHLGFEQYRLPYRAEEFARAFREVIERAVEEKVDFILIAGDLFHSSRPSPETLKGAIETLEIPKARGIPVFAIEGNHDRTQRRVSAYHLLESLGLLNLVGIREERVESEYLTSERLGNKYLVKGVFEKGGRSVEIHGLKYMSAAWLEKNRLSDIFKPEGNAILMLHQGIKELIERMMGLIPESQRDYFELKMEDLPRGYLYYALGHIHRRFETNYDVGKLVYPGSLQRWDFGDYEIRYRWDGRTFKPKAGIEKGFYIVENWKPKFIELKVRPFIDIKIEADEETVKREVKRLASKIPGEAFVRLDIKWERPFDVSAIRELLDVKYLYVRTRFERKLRTVKGGEVPRPNEYFSPIELRAIEMTGEKKLENVDAVVELFLGGWKEEVTKPEEKPPEEEKRNEKRKEKTPDLDAKPEEKTEKKSPRTKPGKGSNLLAWLGGGK; encoded by the coding sequence ATGAAGTTTGCTCATCTCGCGGATGTTCACCTCGGCTTCGAGCAGTACCGCCTGCCCTACCGTGCCGAGGAGTTCGCCCGGGCCTTTCGGGAGGTTATAGAGAGGGCAGTCGAGGAGAAAGTGGACTTCATCCTCATAGCCGGTGACCTCTTTCACTCAAGCAGGCCCAGTCCGGAGACCCTGAAGGGGGCCATAGAAACCCTTGAAATACCTAAGGCGAGGGGAATACCCGTCTTTGCAATAGAGGGGAACCATGACAGAACCCAGCGGAGGGTCTCGGCTTATCACCTGCTGGAAAGCCTGGGCCTGCTGAACCTCGTCGGAATCAGGGAGGAGAGGGTCGAGAGCGAGTACCTGACGAGCGAGAGGCTTGGAAACAAGTACCTAGTTAAGGGTGTCTTTGAGAAAGGTGGGAGGAGCGTTGAAATACACGGGCTCAAGTATATGAGCGCCGCGTGGCTCGAAAAGAACCGGCTTAGCGACATCTTCAAACCGGAGGGGAACGCTATTCTCATGCTCCACCAGGGGATAAAGGAGCTCATTGAGAGGATGATGGGGCTCATCCCGGAAAGCCAGAGGGACTACTTTGAGCTCAAGATGGAGGACCTGCCGAGGGGATACCTCTACTACGCTTTGGGCCATATCCACAGGCGCTTCGAGACCAACTACGACGTGGGAAAACTCGTCTATCCGGGCTCGCTTCAGCGGTGGGACTTCGGCGACTACGAGATTAGGTACCGCTGGGACGGGAGAACTTTCAAGCCGAAAGCCGGAATTGAGAAGGGCTTTTACATAGTGGAGAACTGGAAGCCAAAGTTCATTGAGCTGAAGGTGAGACCCTTCATTGACATTAAAATCGAGGCCGACGAGGAGACGGTTAAGAGGGAAGTGAAGAGGCTCGCATCCAAAATCCCGGGCGAGGCCTTTGTGAGGCTCGACATAAAGTGGGAGAGGCCCTTTGATGTCTCAGCTATCAGGGAGCTACTTGACGTCAAGTACCTCTACGTAAGGACGCGCTTTGAGAGGAAGCTCAGGACCGTTAAGGGTGGAGAAGTACCGAGGCCGAACGAGTACTTCTCACCCATCGAACTCAGGGCAATAGAGATGACCGGGGAGAAGAAGTTGGAAAACGTTGATGCCGTCGTCGAGCTGTTTCTTGGAGGGTGGAAGGAAGAGGTCACAAAACCTGAGGAAAAACCCCCGGAGGAGGAAAAGAGAAACGAAAAGCGGAAAGAAAAGACTCCGGACTTAGATGCCAAACCTGAGGAGAAAACGGAAAAGAAATCCCCCAGGACCAAGCCCGGAAAGGGCTCCAACCTTCTTGCCTGGCTCGGTGGTGGGAAATGA
- the herA gene encoding DNA double-strand break repair helicase HerA: MRIHEEPVGIVTGKATVSSFQFYAHPDTELKFGDFVVARLCKETRETCEEWVIGTIRGLENVNWLLSEGKSTFQSLMLDIKEYGESISENEALIVNVRILGRVILNDERAEIVPNRVPIPNGNTVYRASSELLKAIYYGGDSFVEIGNLLLREDVPIYLDANELVSRHFAVLAVTGAGKSNAVAVLVSEIVNRLGGTVIVLDPHGDYVKLKLPKTGKERVKRIEAKIMPEEMDSEELADLIEVASNATIQREFLAKAWETVKHENPELGGRELIEALRNTLNEWIANRTAYFWDEGKGAYITEELKSERVETIRGVVYRIRRFLRNYGSLLTSEDLIAQIEPGKANVIDLGPLDEGQMKVVVGKLLGKVFETRVDYEQARKNLIRLKEELKERPNSMLAEEIERFEKVLREIEARSPALAEPVLIIVEEAHIFAPQGEKNDAVRILSRIAREGRKFGVGLGIVSQRPNKLNEDVLSQTNTKIILRIVNPKDQDYVLRASEQLSSDLLGDIASLGKGEAVIVGQAISLPALVKIHNFKAIGGDYGGEDIGIVARWRERLKRERAEREKEALYEEEGVEIDF; encoded by the coding sequence ATGAGGATACACGAAGAACCCGTTGGGATAGTTACAGGGAAGGCCACAGTCAGTTCCTTCCAGTTCTACGCTCACCCTGACACCGAACTCAAGTTTGGAGACTTCGTCGTTGCGAGACTCTGCAAGGAAACGAGAGAGACTTGCGAGGAGTGGGTTATCGGAACAATTCGGGGGCTGGAAAACGTAAACTGGCTCCTGAGCGAGGGTAAAAGCACGTTCCAGTCCCTCATGCTCGACATAAAGGAGTACGGCGAGAGCATCAGCGAGAACGAGGCGCTGATAGTTAACGTCCGCATCCTTGGGAGGGTCATCCTAAACGATGAGCGGGCCGAGATAGTTCCGAACCGCGTGCCCATTCCAAATGGCAACACCGTCTACAGGGCAAGCTCCGAGCTCCTGAAGGCAATCTACTACGGAGGGGACTCCTTCGTCGAAATCGGGAACCTCCTCCTTAGGGAAGACGTGCCGATTTATCTGGACGCGAACGAGCTCGTTTCGAGACACTTCGCGGTTCTGGCCGTTACGGGAGCGGGAAAGAGCAACGCGGTTGCGGTGCTCGTTAGCGAGATTGTGAACAGACTCGGAGGGACAGTTATAGTCCTCGACCCCCATGGGGACTACGTCAAGCTGAAGCTCCCAAAGACCGGAAAGGAGCGCGTCAAGCGCATAGAGGCCAAGATAATGCCAGAGGAAATGGACAGCGAGGAGCTGGCGGACCTTATAGAGGTAGCCAGCAACGCGACGATACAGAGGGAGTTCCTCGCCAAGGCGTGGGAGACCGTGAAACATGAAAACCCCGAGCTCGGCGGAAGGGAACTGATTGAGGCCCTGAGGAACACGCTCAATGAGTGGATAGCCAACAGGACGGCCTACTTCTGGGACGAGGGAAAGGGGGCGTACATAACGGAGGAGCTCAAGAGCGAGAGGGTTGAGACCATCAGGGGTGTGGTCTACAGGATAAGGCGCTTCCTGAGGAACTACGGTTCGCTCCTCACGAGCGAGGATTTGATAGCCCAGATAGAGCCCGGAAAGGCAAACGTGATTGACCTCGGCCCCCTCGACGAGGGGCAGATGAAAGTGGTTGTCGGAAAGCTCCTTGGAAAGGTCTTCGAGACGAGGGTCGATTACGAACAGGCCAGAAAGAACCTCATACGGCTTAAGGAAGAGCTTAAGGAAAGGCCCAACTCAATGCTCGCCGAGGAAATCGAGAGGTTTGAAAAGGTTCTGCGCGAGATAGAAGCGAGGAGCCCGGCTCTGGCCGAGCCCGTTCTGATAATAGTCGAGGAGGCCCATATCTTCGCGCCTCAAGGCGAGAAGAACGACGCCGTCAGGATTCTGAGCAGAATAGCCAGGGAGGGAAGGAAGTTCGGCGTTGGCCTCGGCATAGTCTCACAGAGGCCGAACAAACTCAACGAAGACGTCCTGAGCCAGACCAACACCAAAATAATCCTGAGAATAGTCAATCCCAAGGACCAGGACTACGTCCTCAGGGCCAGCGAACAGCTCAGCTCTGACCTCCTTGGAGACATAGCGTCCCTGGGGAAGGGTGAGGCAGTTATCGTCGGTCAGGCGATAAGCCTTCCGGCACTCGTCAAGATACACAACTTCAAGGCCATCGGCGGTGACTACGGCGGTGAGGACATAGGTATAGTTGCACGCTGGCGCGAAAGGCTTAAGCGCGAGAGGGCCGAGCGCGAGAAGGAGGCCCTCTACGAGGAGGAGGGCGTTGAAATAGACTTCTGA
- the nurA gene encoding DNA double-strand break repair nuclease NurA, translating into MYRLLDRKSVDRIKAMLQRGYDEAMVKLRGLEWRDLPKERRPCRVYAVDGSQGKQRLSGTIFYAVSSYAFGNGPAYRLVYVNAMLYNQGISDQIIRLQMETLENKLGYLSALLGGVDYVMMDGTLTGSLTRPPVYPESVKGITTIENALGKNRLEELVKAFVEILDEHYERLEEELKKSRKVNGGVILADERLKDFEEFYRAMEGFRGSSLDATLPKRVVITRKTLDAYIKGEKDAEEIFREILQEYGEEKELTLDDARNSVHVVLGYLEYLYSLEKLLKLNLVYVAKSFYNRKLTQKLGIDIVDVPYLDAYLRRTYGEERAGYYVITQGGRAISHRMPKVLRKYFPTVEEYIERGVPMAYIRTMRGGVIYLLQSNREINDELLSEILWHESNGYFRPLQRAHEGVKIEKKAFEVELRALLNIIKAESPELRVFLKYGRSPLE; encoded by the coding sequence GTGTACCGGCTTCTCGACAGGAAAAGCGTTGACAGGATAAAGGCCATGCTCCAGAGGGGCTACGACGAGGCAATGGTAAAGCTGAGGGGCCTCGAATGGAGGGACCTGCCCAAGGAAAGAAGGCCCTGCAGGGTTTACGCCGTGGACGGCAGTCAGGGAAAGCAGAGGCTCAGCGGGACTATTTTCTACGCGGTCTCAAGCTACGCCTTCGGCAACGGTCCGGCCTACAGGCTCGTTTACGTCAACGCGATGCTCTACAACCAGGGCATATCCGACCAGATAATCCGCCTCCAGATGGAAACGCTGGAGAACAAACTAGGCTACCTCTCGGCCCTTCTTGGTGGGGTTGATTACGTCATGATGGATGGCACTTTGACGGGCTCCCTCACGAGACCGCCGGTTTACCCGGAGAGCGTGAAGGGTATAACGACCATCGAGAACGCGCTGGGCAAAAACAGGCTTGAAGAGCTCGTCAAGGCCTTCGTTGAAATTCTGGACGAGCACTACGAAAGGCTTGAGGAGGAGCTGAAGAAGAGCAGAAAGGTAAACGGGGGCGTAATACTAGCCGATGAGAGGCTTAAGGACTTTGAGGAATTTTATCGGGCGATGGAGGGCTTCAGGGGGAGTTCCCTCGACGCGACCCTCCCGAAGAGGGTCGTTATAACCAGAAAAACCCTGGACGCGTACATCAAGGGAGAAAAAGACGCCGAGGAGATATTCCGGGAAATCCTCCAGGAGTATGGGGAGGAGAAGGAGCTAACTTTGGACGACGCGCGCAACTCGGTCCACGTGGTTCTGGGCTACCTCGAATACCTATACTCGCTGGAGAAACTGCTCAAACTGAACCTCGTTTACGTGGCGAAGAGCTTCTACAACAGGAAGCTGACCCAGAAACTAGGGATTGACATCGTTGACGTTCCATACCTTGACGCATACCTGAGGAGGACATACGGCGAGGAGAGGGCCGGCTATTACGTCATAACTCAGGGGGGAAGGGCCATAAGCCACAGGATGCCCAAGGTTCTCAGGAAGTACTTCCCGACGGTTGAGGAGTACATTGAGCGGGGCGTCCCGATGGCCTACATAAGGACCATGCGCGGTGGGGTGATATACCTCCTTCAGAGTAACAGGGAGATAAACGACGAGCTTTTGAGCGAGATACTGTGGCACGAGAGCAACGGCTACTTCAGGCCCCTCCAGAGGGCCCACGAGGGTGTTAAGATTGAGAAAAAGGCCTTCGAAGTTGAGTTAAGGGCACTCCTCAACATAATAAAGGCCGAAAGCCCTGAACTGAGGGTTTTCCTCAAGTACGGTCGCTCGCCCCTCGAGTGA
- a CDS encoding iron ABC transporter permease: MRKWLPALLLLSAVSIFLGVYFGPVSLSLHDVTSSLLYGIELKLSRFTGINPGEKPDYFIIVWQLRLPEVLLAYFVGLALAGAGVTSQALFRNPLADPYIIGISSGAALGSAIAVLINPVYMAPFALIFSFLSVFIVYTISRVDGAVPVDTLLLAGIAYGFLANAVTWYIYVTRPQKTHLSWMWLLGSFNGSTWGDVKIMLVVSLAGILFLTWRWRELNLVLLGEESIALGLDLHLYRKIFLGVIATLTAFSVYTSGIIGFIGLVSPHIMRLILGPNHRELVPATALFGGTLLVTADLLARTLAKPTVIPVGVVTALMGAPFFLYLLMKHKRGELVA; encoded by the coding sequence ATGCGGAAATGGCTCCCGGCACTGTTGCTCCTCTCAGCGGTTTCGATTTTTCTCGGCGTTTACTTCGGGCCGGTTAGTCTTAGCCTTCACGACGTTACCTCAAGCCTTCTCTACGGAATAGAGCTAAAGCTATCCCGTTTTACCGGCATTAACCCCGGAGAAAAGCCCGACTACTTCATCATCGTCTGGCAACTTCGCCTTCCGGAGGTGCTCCTCGCGTATTTTGTCGGCCTCGCCCTCGCGGGTGCTGGAGTCACCAGTCAGGCCCTCTTCAGGAATCCCCTTGCGGACCCCTACATCATAGGGATAAGCTCGGGCGCGGCGCTGGGCTCTGCGATAGCCGTCCTTATAAACCCCGTCTACATGGCCCCCTTCGCCCTAATCTTCTCCTTCCTCTCGGTTTTCATTGTCTACACGATATCAAGGGTTGACGGGGCAGTCCCTGTTGACACGCTCCTCCTTGCCGGAATCGCCTACGGCTTTCTTGCCAACGCGGTAACATGGTACATCTACGTAACAAGGCCCCAGAAAACGCACCTGAGCTGGATGTGGCTCCTCGGAAGCTTCAACGGGAGCACGTGGGGGGACGTGAAGATAATGCTCGTCGTTTCCCTGGCTGGAATTCTCTTCCTCACGTGGCGCTGGCGCGAGCTGAACCTCGTTCTCCTCGGGGAGGAGAGCATTGCCCTCGGCCTCGACCTCCACCTGTATAGAAAGATATTCCTCGGCGTTATCGCGACGCTGACTGCCTTCTCGGTCTACACCTCCGGGATAATAGGTTTCATCGGCCTCGTCAGCCCCCACATAATGCGCCTAATCCTCGGCCCGAACCACAGGGAGCTCGTTCCGGCGACGGCCCTCTTCGGTGGAACCCTCCTCGTTACGGCTGACCTGCTCGCGAGAACCCTTGCAAAGCCCACGGTCATTCCGGTTGGGGTCGTGACGGCTCTTATGGGCGCCCCGTTCTTCCTCTACCTGCTGATGAAGCACAAGAGGGGTGAGCTCGTTGCTTGA
- the rad50 gene encoding DNA double-strand break repair ATPase Rad50 translates to MKVEKLIIKDFRSHRLTRVNFTSGINLIVGQNGSGKSSLLDALLIGLYWPAKPRDLKKDDFLRIGGTSTEITVFFEKDGVRYQIHRNITRGISFVKYHDGTGWKTLESGQRQVREWMEKLIPYDVFLNAIYIRQGEIDAILESDESREKVVRQVLGLDRYENAYRNLLDVRKEIDARIKAVEDYLKSTENIDSLIEEMEKSLTEVLRAINELSPILPKLRRELKTAEDELEKLDELSEEVNALKLEVKRREGNVRAIEARVEELSRKLAEAEKRINELKEKVKEADKLREKAELYTKLSEFRKRYSDGKAKSEKLAESYRAQIAGIEERLAELEELKSRLEELERKREGLLKKLTELEGSVKAYEEVKTLEANLKRLMSRLRFSPEELEELERVVENARKRKDEILRRLEEIREEKGALKSHASERNRAILELKKAKGKCPVCGRELTEEHRKELLETYLSEVKGISEKLKALDAEEKELRQELVEVERKLKMERELITQRELLEQAKELEDKLRTYNVEELRARVEEYEGLRNELGKVEGELKNFREELAKGKALERKRNVLKERLRAVEKKLEEIEAELKSLGFSSVEELDGKIEELEPVYRRYLAIKDAEKELKKEEGLLSATRTELEGAKKALKAESHLLSEARRKLEALEAKYNPERHAKARERVAELREELAKTEEKLRGLEERRDEIVENIRKLKDERERRKEKARELENLKRARERVQGLREKVKRYKNLLKEGALAKVGEIASEIFEELTEEKYSGITVKAEENKVKLGVVYNGKEHGLGFLSGGERIALGLAFRLALSLYLAGEISLLILDEPTPYLDEERRRRLVDIMQRYLRKIPQVIVVSHDEELKDAADRVIKVSLENGVSVLREVELGV, encoded by the coding sequence ATGAAGGTTGAAAAGCTCATAATCAAGGATTTTCGCTCCCACAGGCTTACCCGGGTTAACTTTACGAGCGGGATAAACCTCATAGTCGGCCAGAACGGGAGCGGTAAGAGTTCCCTCCTTGATGCCCTTCTGATAGGCCTCTACTGGCCGGCAAAACCGAGAGACCTCAAGAAGGACGACTTCCTTCGAATCGGGGGAACGTCGACGGAGATAACCGTCTTCTTCGAGAAGGACGGCGTTAGGTATCAAATCCACAGGAACATCACGCGGGGCATTTCCTTCGTCAAGTACCACGATGGAACGGGCTGGAAAACCCTTGAGAGTGGCCAGAGACAGGTCAGGGAGTGGATGGAGAAGCTAATCCCCTACGACGTCTTCCTCAACGCGATTTACATACGCCAGGGCGAGATTGACGCCATACTCGAAAGCGACGAGAGCAGGGAAAAAGTAGTGAGGCAGGTTCTCGGTCTGGACAGGTATGAAAACGCCTACAGGAACCTCCTCGACGTGAGGAAGGAGATAGACGCGAGGATTAAAGCTGTGGAGGACTACCTCAAGAGCACCGAGAACATAGACTCCCTAATCGAGGAGATGGAAAAGAGCCTGACCGAGGTTCTGAGGGCAATAAACGAGCTTTCTCCAATACTCCCAAAACTCAGGAGGGAGCTGAAAACCGCCGAAGATGAACTCGAGAAACTCGATGAGCTCTCCGAGGAAGTCAACGCACTGAAACTGGAGGTTAAAAGACGGGAAGGAAACGTCAGGGCGATAGAGGCGAGGGTTGAGGAGCTGAGCAGAAAACTGGCTGAGGCCGAGAAACGCATAAACGAGCTTAAAGAGAAGGTTAAAGAGGCGGATAAGCTGAGAGAAAAGGCGGAGCTTTACACAAAGCTGTCCGAGTTCAGGAAGCGCTATTCCGATGGGAAGGCCAAAAGCGAAAAACTGGCCGAGAGTTACAGGGCCCAGATTGCTGGAATAGAGGAACGCCTTGCCGAACTCGAGGAACTTAAGTCCCGTCTGGAGGAATTGGAGCGGAAGAGGGAGGGGCTGTTGAAAAAGCTCACCGAACTTGAAGGGAGCGTAAAGGCCTACGAGGAAGTCAAAACGTTAGAGGCCAACCTGAAGAGGCTCATGTCCCGGCTCAGGTTCTCACCGGAGGAACTTGAGGAACTTGAGAGGGTTGTTGAAAACGCCCGTAAGAGAAAGGACGAGATTCTCAGAAGGCTTGAGGAGATAAGGGAGGAGAAGGGGGCCCTTAAGAGTCACGCCAGCGAGAGGAACAGGGCTATACTGGAGCTCAAGAAGGCCAAGGGAAAATGCCCGGTCTGTGGCAGAGAACTAACGGAAGAGCACAGGAAGGAACTGCTGGAAACGTATCTGTCCGAGGTTAAGGGCATCTCCGAGAAACTCAAGGCCCTCGACGCCGAGGAGAAAGAACTCCGGCAGGAGCTCGTTGAGGTTGAGAGGAAGCTCAAGATGGAGCGCGAGCTAATAACCCAGAGGGAACTCCTTGAGCAGGCCAAGGAATTGGAGGATAAGCTGAGGACCTACAACGTTGAGGAGCTAAGAGCTAGGGTCGAGGAATACGAGGGCCTGAGGAACGAGCTTGGAAAGGTTGAAGGGGAGCTGAAGAACTTCCGTGAGGAGCTGGCCAAGGGTAAGGCACTGGAGCGGAAAAGGAACGTTCTGAAGGAAAGGCTAAGGGCAGTCGAAAAAAAGCTCGAGGAAATTGAAGCAGAACTTAAAAGCCTCGGCTTTTCAAGTGTGGAGGAACTTGACGGGAAGATTGAGGAACTGGAGCCGGTTTACAGGCGCTATCTTGCTATTAAGGACGCCGAGAAGGAACTGAAAAAGGAGGAAGGCCTGCTGTCCGCAACGAGGACGGAACTGGAAGGGGCGAAGAAGGCTCTTAAAGCTGAGTCCCATCTTCTCTCGGAGGCCCGAAGAAAACTGGAGGCGCTTGAGGCAAAATACAACCCGGAGAGGCACGCAAAGGCCAGGGAGAGGGTTGCCGAGCTGAGGGAGGAGCTCGCCAAGACGGAGGAAAAGCTCAGGGGACTCGAGGAGAGGAGGGACGAGATAGTTGAGAACATCAGGAAACTCAAGGACGAGAGGGAGAGGAGGAAGGAGAAGGCCAGGGAGCTTGAAAACCTGAAGAGGGCCCGCGAGAGGGTTCAGGGGCTCAGGGAGAAAGTAAAGCGCTACAAGAACCTCCTGAAGGAGGGAGCCCTGGCAAAGGTCGGTGAGATAGCGAGCGAGATATTCGAGGAGCTGACCGAGGAGAAGTACTCCGGAATAACTGTCAAAGCCGAGGAGAACAAGGTCAAGCTCGGCGTGGTTTACAACGGAAAGGAACACGGCCTCGGTTTCCTGAGTGGGGGTGAGAGGATTGCCCTCGGTCTGGCCTTCAGGCTTGCACTGTCGCTCTATCTTGCGGGAGAGATAAGCCTCCTCATTCTGGACGAGCCAACGCCGTACCTTGACGAGGAGAGGCGGAGAAGGCTCGTGGACATAATGCAACGCTACCTCCGGAAGATACCCCAGGTCATAGTCGTTTCACATGATGAAGAGCTCAAGGATGCCGCGGACAGGGTTATAAAGGTGAGCCTCGAGAACGGCGTTTCCGTCCTAAGGGAGGTTGAGCTGGGGGTGTGA